The genomic segment ACGTCTCCGACGTGCACCTCGTAGCGGTGGTCCTCGTCATTGCGGGTCACGGTGGTCTGTTCGGTGTGGGTCACCCGGTCTCCTTCCGTCGCTTGACTCAACGTACGTGTCGCGCGAGTGATTCCGCCAGCGCGCGACCCCTCTGGCGGGGCGCGGTGGGGAGGTCTATCGTCGGCATCGTCCGCGGCGTGTGCGCGCAGCGAGAAGCGCGCCGACGCATCGGCGGACCGATTCCTGGGGGAATCGCTTCATTCGCTGGGGATTCAAGGGGGAATCATGAAACGACGCATTCTCGCCGTGCTCGCGGCCGTCGCTGTCGGAGCCGGGCTCGTGGCAGCCGGTGGGTCGGCTGCCGCCGCGCCGACAACGGTCGCCAAGTATGTCGCCCTCGGCGACTCCATCGCCGCCGGACAGGGCGGTGGCGTGCCGCTCGACGCCTGCGCCCGCACCGACGGCGGCTATGCATCTCAGCTCGATGACGTGCCGAAGGTGAATCTGCTGCGCCACCCCGCCTGCAGCGGGGCGACGATCGGCGACACCGCCGCGCAGCTGTCGCAGGTGAACCGCGGCACCACCCTCGTCACGCTCACCGTCGGCGCGAACGATCTCGGTCTCGATACGGTCTACGCGCAGTGTGCGACGGTTCCCGCCGGCGGCGACCTCAATGCATGTCTGATGGCGGTTCAGACCGTCATCGACGACGCGCCCGGTCTTGTCCAACCGCTCGCGATGCTGATCGGCGCGATCGCGCAGCGCGCCCCCAACGCCACCATCGTCGTCACGGGGTACCCGCACCTGCTCGAGCCCGTCGACGTGCAGGCGTGCGCGCTGGTGGCACCGGTCGAGCAGTGCTTGGCGCTGGCCGCCCTCGCCCAGGCCGTCAACACAGCCGCGGACGCCCTCAACGCCGCGATCCAGGCAGCGGTGGCAATGGCTGCCGCGAACGGTGCGAACGTGGTCTACGCCGATGTCGTGCAGGCGTTCCTCGGTCACGGCGTGCAGCTGCTGCCCGGCGCGCCGAGCGATCCCTGGTTCGGCGTCGACCCGGTCAACGACCCGGCCGGCTTCCTGCATCCCACCTACGAGGGGTACGCCGCCTACACCCAGGTCATCCTGTCGAAGCTGAACCCCTGACGCCTTGAACCGGTGACGGATGCCGCGGCCCGCGGCATCCGTCGCGTCCCGACGCTCTTGCGGCGGGCGCTTCGGCACGCTCCGGCGCAAGGGCGGCCGCCGCCTGGGCACCTGGCAGACTCGGACGGTGACGACGCTTCTCGAGACGATCGCGGCCGCGGCCGAGGCATCCGGGTCCGGATCCGGATCGCCGGACGCCGACGCGGTCTACGACGCGTTCGTCGAGTGGGCGGGTGACCAGGGTTTCGCGCTGTACCCGGCGCAGGACGAGGCGGTCATCGAGATCGTGTCGGGCTCGCACGTGATCCTGTCGACGCCGACCGGCACGGGCAAGTCGCTCGTCGCCGTCGCCGCGCACGCCGCCGCCGTCGCCCGCGGTGGCCGCACCTACTACACCGCCCCGATCAAGGCGCTGGTGAGCGAGAAGTTCTTCGCGCTCGTCGACATCTTCGGCGCCGCCAACGTCGGCATGGTGACCGGCGACTCATCGGTGAACCCCGACGCGCCCATCGTCTGCTGCACCGCCGAGATCCTGGCGAACCTCGCACTGCGCCAGGGCGCCGACGCCGCCGTCGACCAGGTCGTGATGGATGAGTTCCACTACTACGGCGATCCGGACCGGGGCTGGGCCTGGCAGGTGCCGCTGCTCCTTCTGACGGATGCGCAGTTCGTGCTCATGTCGGCGACCCTCGGAGACGTCACCGACATCGCCGCCGACCTCGAGCGCCGCACCGGGCGCGCCGTCTCGCGCATCACCGGGGTGGAGCGGCCCGTGCCGCTGCACTTCTCGTACGCCCGCACGCCGATCCACGATACGGTCGAGGAGCTGCTGCAGACCGGCGAGTCGCCGGTGTACATCGTGCACTTCTCGCAGGCCGCCGCAATGGAGCGGGCGCAGGCGCTGTCGTCGATCAAGGTGGTCTCCCGCGAGCAGCGCGACGCGATCGCCGAGGCGATCGGCGGCTTCCGGTTCACCACGGCGTTCGGGCGCACGCTCTCGCGGTACGTCCGCGCCGGCATCGGGGTGCACCACGCCGGCATGCTGCCGCGCTACCGGCGCTTGGTCGAGACGCTGGCGCAACGCGGGCTGCTGCGGGTCATCTGCGGCACCGACACGCTCGGCGTCGGCATCAACGTGCCCATCCGCACGGTGCTCATCACGGCGCTGTCGAAGTTCGACGGCACGAAGATGCGGCAGCTCTCGGCGCGCGAGTTCCACCAGGTCGCCGGCCGTGCCGGGCGCGCCGGCTTCGACACGTCCGGCACCGTCGTCGTCATGGCGCCCGAGTGGGAGATCGAGAACGAGGCGGCCCTGCGCAAGGCAGGGGACGACCCGGCCAAGCGCAAGAAGATCGTGCGCAAGAAGGCTCCGACGGGCGTCGTCAACTGGGGTCTCGGCTCGTTCGAGCGCCTCGTCGAAGCCGAGCCCGAGCCCCTCGTGCCCCACCTGCAGCTCACCGCCGCCATGCTCATCAACGTCATCGCACGAGGCGGTGACGTGTTCCAGAACGTCCGCAGCCTCGTGTTCGACAACCACGAGCCCCGTGCCCGGCGCTACGACCTCGCGCGCCGCGCCATCGCGATCTTCCGCACGCTCGTCGCCGCCGGCGTGGTGGAGGTCGACCGGTCGGCGGATCCGGCGACCGCGGGAGGCGGCATCCGCCATCGCATCCGCCTCACCGTGGATCTGCAGCCGAACTTCGCGCTCAACCAGCCGCTGTCGCCCTTCGCGCTCGCCGCGATCGAGCTGCTCGACCCGGAGGACCCGCCTGCCGACCGGCGAAACTCCACGGATCCGCATGCGAGGCCGGGCGAAGAGCCGGATCCGGCCGCGACGGGCCCGAATGCGTGGAGTTCTGCGCGCGCCGGGACCGGGCACTACGCGCTCGACGTCGTCAGCGTCATCGAGGCGACGCTCGACGACCCGCGGCCGATCCTGGCGCAGCAGGAGTTCAAGGCGCGCGGCGAGGCGGTCGCCGCGATGAAGCAGGAAGGGATCGACTACGACGAGCGCATGGCCCTGCTCGAGGAGGTCACCTACCCCAAGCCCCTCGAGGAGCTGCTGACGCAGGCGTACGAGGTCTTCGCGTCGAGCCAGCCGTGGGTGCGGGACTTCGCGCTGTCGCCCAAGTCGGTGGTGCGCGACATGTTCGAGCGCGCGCTGTCGTTCTCGGAGCTCATCTCGCTGTACCAGCTGGCCCGCAGCGAGGGCCTGGTGCTGCGGTACCTCTCCGACGCGTACCGCGCGATCCGGCAGACCGTTCCCGCCGAGGCGCAGACCGAGGACCTCCACGACCTGGTCGCGTGGCTCGGCGAGGTGGTGCGGCAGGTCGACTCCAGCCTTGTCGACGAGTGGGAGGCGCTCGTCAACCCCGTCGACGACCCTGCCGCCCCGGTCGTGCCGCCCGCCCCGCCGTCGGTGCTCACCAACCGCCGCGCCTTCGGGGTGCTGGTGCGCAACGAGCTGTTCCGCCGCGTGCAGCTGGCCGCGCGGCAGCGCGACGACGAGCTCGTCGAGCTCGACCCCGACGTCGACTGGCCGACCGCCCTCGACGCGTACTTCGAAGAGCACGACGAGATCCTCACCGGCGGGCCCGCCCGGTCGCCGCGCCTCGTGACCGTGGATGAGACGGATGCCGCGGCATCCGGTCTCTGGCGCGTCGAGCAGACGATCGACGACCCGGCCGGCGACCACGACTGGCGCATCCGCGGCGTCGTGGACCTCGCGGCGTCGGAGGAGGCGGGCACCGCCGTCGTGCGGGTGACCGAGGTCGTGCGGCTGTAGCGGCTCGGGTGTCACGGGTCCGGGCAGAATCGGCAGGATCCGCGAGAGGCGCGATTCTGCCCGGTTCCTTCACGTCGGCCAGGGTCAGCCGAGCCCGAGCCCGCCGTCGGTGGACAGCACCTGGCCCACCACCCACGCGCCGTCGGGGCTCGCGAGCCAGCCGATGAGGCGCGCCGGATCGGCCGGCTCGCCGTAGCGGCCGAACGGCGTCGTGCGCATCCACGCCTCGATCTCGTCGAGCGGGCGGTCGGTCGTCTCGGGGTCGAGGTAGCCGGTGTTCACCGGCCCCGGGTCGATCGTGTTGAGGATGATGCCGAGCTCGAGCAGCTCCGCGGCCACGGTCTTCGTGATCCCGGCGAGCACGGCCTTGCTCGCGGCGTACGCGACCTCGCCGCGCATCGGCCCGTGGATCTGGCCCGACGTCATCCAGAACACGCGGCCGGTCGGCTCGGTGAACGGACCGCGCCGCCCGATGCGCTCGCCCGGCCGCGCGCCCGGGCCGGCGCCCGCGTGCAGTGCCGCGAACTCGCGGGTGAGCAGGATCGTCGAGCGGGCGTTGGCCTGCCAGAACCCGTCGAGGCGGTCGGCGGTCATGTCGAGGATCGACCCGTCGTCGCCGGACTGCGCGTGGTTGCACACCAGGATGTCGAGCCGGCCGGTGACGCCCCGGGCCGCCTCGATGACACGGGGGACGGATGACGCGTCCCGCAGGTCCGCGCTGACATCGCCGAAGCGGGCGCCCGGGGCCAGCTCCGCGCGCAGCGCGTCCCGCACCGCGTCGAGGTCGTCGCCGCCCCACGGCAGCACCGTGTCGTGCGGGCGGAAGTGGTGGACGAAGACGTCGGCGCCCAGCCAGGCGAGCTGCGACGCGACGGCGAATCCGATGCCGCGGCGGCGTGAGACGCCGGTGACGAGGGCGGTCTTGCCGGCAAGGGGGAGAGCAGAAGAGGAGAACATGCGATGCCTTTCGAGGACGCCGGGGTGCGGCATCCGTGTTCAGCGTCCCGGCAAGCGCAGGGACGGATGGTGACGGAGACGGGTCACGGGCATTGCATGACGACGACGATAACGGATGCCTCGTGTCGGCGGCATCCGGAATGATGACGTCATGCCCACCTACGTGGCGTTCCTCCGCGCGATCAACCTCGGTCCGAACCGCAAGTTCCCGAAGGACGACATCCGCCGCGTCGTGGAGAGCGTCGGCTTCACCGGCGTCGAGACGCACATCAACACCGGCAACGTGCGCTTGACGACGTCGCTGCGCTCGCGCCCGAAGATCGAGGGGCTGCTCGAGCGGGCCTTCGCCGCCGACCGTGGCTTCGACGTCCCGGCGATCGTGTTCACCACCGGCGAGCTGGCCGAGATCGCGCGCGAGGCGGCGGAGCTCAACGCGCAGCATCCCGGGCTGGAGCGGCACTACGTCTACCTGATGAAGGACGAGCCTTCGCCCGAGGCCGTGGAGCGGATCACCGGTCTCGCGTCGGCCGAGGGCGAGATGGTCGTTCGCGGCCGGGTCGCGCATGCTCTGCTGGGACCGGGGTACCAGGCGGGCTCGGTCGATCCGCTGGGGGCTGCCAAGCTGCTGGGCGTTGCCACGAACCGCAACCTCAACGTCGTCACCACCATCGCCGAGAAGTGGTGCTGACCTTCCTCCCCCGCACCCTCGTGCGGCGGGCCGTCCCCCGGTGCGGAGGTCGCGGGGAGCGGCGTCGGAAGCCGCGGTTACGCTGGACCAGATGACGATCCCGCAGGGCGACCCGTACGCCGGTCTCGCGTGGGAGGCCGATGAGTTCGCGCCGCCCGACGACGCGTGGGCGCCGCCGGAGGACGGCTGGGCGCCGCCGCCGGATCCGTTCGCCGCCGGGTCGGCGCCGCTCGATCCGTTCGCCGACGCCGGTCCGCGGCGCGATTTCACGGGCTTCGACGCGCGAGCCGTGCTGAGCGAGGTGTACGGGTACGACGCGTTCCGCGGGGAGCAGGGCGCCATCGTCGACCACGTGATCGCCGGCGGAGACGCCGTCGTGCTGATGCCCACCGGCGGCGGCAAGAGCGTGTGCTACCAGGTGCCCGCCCTGGTGCGACCGGGCACCGGGCTCGTCGTCAGCCCCCTCATCGCCCTCATGCACGACCAGGTCGACGCCCTCGTCGCCAACGGCGTTCGTGCGGCCTATCTCAACTCGACCCAGGCGCCCGCCGAGCGGGCGGCCGTCGAGCGCGCGTACCTCGCCGGCGACCTCGACCTCCTCTACGTCGCTCCCGAGCGGCTCAACACCGAGGCGACCCTCCGGTTCCTCGGGCGGGGAAGGCTGAGCGTCATCGCGATCGACGAGGCGCACTGCGTCTCGCAGTGGGGTCACGACTTCCGGCCCGACTATCTGGCGCTCGGTGCGCTCGCCGACCGGTTCCCCGGGGTCCCGCGCCTCGCGCTGACCGCCACCGCGACACCCGCGACGCATCGCGAGATGACCGAGCGGCTGCAGCTGCCGAAGGCGCGGCACTTCGTGTCGAGCTTCGACCGCCCGAACATCCAGTACCGCATCGAGGCCAAGTCCGACCCGCGGCGGCAGCTCGTCGCGTTCATCCGCGCGCAGGGCGCCGGCGCGGCGGGCATCGTCTACGCGCTCAGTCGCAAGTCGGTGGAGCAGACGGCCGAGTTCCTGTCTGCCCAGGGCGTCGACGCGCTGCCGTACCATGCGGGACTCCCCGCCGAGACGCGCAGCGCCAATCAGGCGCGGTTCCTCCGCGAGGACGGCGTCGTGATGGTCGCGACCATCGCGTTCGGCATGGGCATCGACAAGCCCGACGTCCGGTTCGTGGCCCACATCGACCTCCCGAAGTCGGTCGAGGGCTACTACCAGGAGACCGGGCGAGCGGGCCGTGACGGCGAGGCATCCGTCGCCTGGATGGCCTATGGGCTCGGCGACGTCGTGCAGCAGCGCCGCATGATCGACCAGTCGCCCGGCGATCGCGCCTTCAAGATGCGGCTCGGGCAGCACCTCGATGCGATGCTCGCGCTGTGTGAGACGGTCGGATGCCGCCGCCAGAACCTGCTCGCCTACTTCGGCGAGCGCTCGCAGCCGTGCGGGAATTGCGACACGTGCCTCGAGGCGCCCGAGACGTGGGACGGCCTCGTGCCCGCGCAGAAGCTCCTCTCCACGATCGTGCGGCTGCAGCGTGAGCGCGGCCAAGCGTTCGGCGCCGGCCACCTCATCGACATCCTCCGCGGGGCATCCAACGACCGGATCCGCCAGCAAGGGCACGAGTCGCTCTCCACGTACGGGCTGGGGGCGGACCTCAGCGAACAGGACTGGCGCAGCGTGATCCGGCAGCTCCTCGCGCGCGGGGTCCTGGTCGCCCGCGGCGAGTACGGCACCCTCGCGCTCGGCGAGCCGGCCGCCGGCGTGCTGCGCGGCGAGACCCCGGTGCCGCTGCGCCGCGACGTCATGGGGCGGTCGGGCGGGGTGGCCCGCGTGCGCAAGACGAATGCGCCCGACACCCTCAACCCGGCGGACGCGGGGGTCTTCGAGGCGCTGCGCGCGTGGCGCGGCGTCGTGGCCAAAGAGCTGGGCGTTCCCGCGTACATCGTGTTCGGCGATGCGACGCTGCGCGCCCTCGCCGAGCGCCGACCCGAGTCGCTCGCCGATCTCGACGGCGTCGCGGGCATCGGTGCCAAGAAGCGCGAGGCGTACGGCGAGGCGGTGCTGGCTGTCGTCGCGTCCGCCGCCTGACCCCCGAAGTCTCCTCACCCGTACTCGACGCGTGGCGCGCCGCCGCCCGCCGTCGGACCGCGCCTCGCCGCGGTTCGTCCGACTCCCGGTCGCGCCCCCGACGTCCGACCGCCCGTCGGCGCGGCGCGGGCCGGACGAGTGCACGCCTTGGCGCCGAGCGCACGGCTTGGTCCTGTGCCCAACCCGTGCGCTCGCCGACAACCCGTGCAGCGGGCGCGGGATGCGCGCTCCCCGGGGT from the Microbacterium atlanticum genome contains:
- a CDS encoding DUF1697 domain-containing protein codes for the protein MPTYVAFLRAINLGPNRKFPKDDIRRVVESVGFTGVETHINTGNVRLTTSLRSRPKIEGLLERAFAADRGFDVPAIVFTTGELAEIAREAAELNAQHPGLERHYVYLMKDEPSPEAVERITGLASAEGEMVVRGRVAHALLGPGYQAGSVDPLGAAKLLGVATNRNLNVVTTIAEKWC
- a CDS encoding DEAD/DEAH box helicase; the protein is MTTLLETIAAAAEASGSGSGSPDADAVYDAFVEWAGDQGFALYPAQDEAVIEIVSGSHVILSTPTGTGKSLVAVAAHAAAVARGGRTYYTAPIKALVSEKFFALVDIFGAANVGMVTGDSSVNPDAPIVCCTAEILANLALRQGADAAVDQVVMDEFHYYGDPDRGWAWQVPLLLLTDAQFVLMSATLGDVTDIAADLERRTGRAVSRITGVERPVPLHFSYARTPIHDTVEELLQTGESPVYIVHFSQAAAMERAQALSSIKVVSREQRDAIAEAIGGFRFTTAFGRTLSRYVRAGIGVHHAGMLPRYRRLVETLAQRGLLRVICGTDTLGVGINVPIRTVLITALSKFDGTKMRQLSAREFHQVAGRAGRAGFDTSGTVVVMAPEWEIENEAALRKAGDDPAKRKKIVRKKAPTGVVNWGLGSFERLVEAEPEPLVPHLQLTAAMLINVIARGGDVFQNVRSLVFDNHEPRARRYDLARRAIAIFRTLVAAGVVEVDRSADPATAGGGIRHRIRLTVDLQPNFALNQPLSPFALAAIELLDPEDPPADRRNSTDPHARPGEEPDPAATGPNAWSSARAGTGHYALDVVSVIEATLDDPRPILAQQEFKARGEAVAAMKQEGIDYDERMALLEEVTYPKPLEELLTQAYEVFASSQPWVRDFALSPKSVVRDMFERALSFSELISLYQLARSEGLVLRYLSDAYRAIRQTVPAEAQTEDLHDLVAWLGEVVRQVDSSLVDEWEALVNPVDDPAAPVVPPAPPSVLTNRRAFGVLVRNELFRRVQLAARQRDDELVELDPDVDWPTALDAYFEEHDEILTGGPARSPRLVTVDETDAAASGLWRVEQTIDDPAGDHDWRIRGVVDLAASEEAGTAVVRVTEVVRL
- the recQ gene encoding DNA helicase RecQ; this encodes MTIPQGDPYAGLAWEADEFAPPDDAWAPPEDGWAPPPDPFAAGSAPLDPFADAGPRRDFTGFDARAVLSEVYGYDAFRGEQGAIVDHVIAGGDAVVLMPTGGGKSVCYQVPALVRPGTGLVVSPLIALMHDQVDALVANGVRAAYLNSTQAPAERAAVERAYLAGDLDLLYVAPERLNTEATLRFLGRGRLSVIAIDEAHCVSQWGHDFRPDYLALGALADRFPGVPRLALTATATPATHREMTERLQLPKARHFVSSFDRPNIQYRIEAKSDPRRQLVAFIRAQGAGAAGIVYALSRKSVEQTAEFLSAQGVDALPYHAGLPAETRSANQARFLREDGVVMVATIAFGMGIDKPDVRFVAHIDLPKSVEGYYQETGRAGRDGEASVAWMAYGLGDVVQQRRMIDQSPGDRAFKMRLGQHLDAMLALCETVGCRRQNLLAYFGERSQPCGNCDTCLEAPETWDGLVPAQKLLSTIVRLQRERGQAFGAGHLIDILRGASNDRIRQQGHESLSTYGLGADLSEQDWRSVIRQLLARGVLVARGEYGTLALGEPAAGVLRGETPVPLRRDVMGRSGGVARVRKTNAPDTLNPADAGVFEALRAWRGVVAKELGVPAYIVFGDATLRALAERRPESLADLDGVAGIGAKKREAYGEAVLAVVASAA
- a CDS encoding SGNH/GDSL hydrolase family protein, giving the protein MKRRILAVLAAVAVGAGLVAAGGSAAAAPTTVAKYVALGDSIAAGQGGGVPLDACARTDGGYASQLDDVPKVNLLRHPACSGATIGDTAAQLSQVNRGTTLVTLTVGANDLGLDTVYAQCATVPAGGDLNACLMAVQTVIDDAPGLVQPLAMLIGAIAQRAPNATIVVTGYPHLLEPVDVQACALVAPVEQCLALAALAQAVNTAADALNAAIQAAVAMAAANGANVVYADVVQAFLGHGVQLLPGAPSDPWFGVDPVNDPAGFLHPTYEGYAAYTQVILSKLNP
- a CDS encoding SDR family oxidoreductase; its protein translation is MFSSSALPLAGKTALVTGVSRRRGIGFAVASQLAWLGADVFVHHFRPHDTVLPWGGDDLDAVRDALRAELAPGARFGDVSADLRDASSVPRVIEAARGVTGRLDILVCNHAQSGDDGSILDMTADRLDGFWQANARSTILLTREFAALHAGAGPGARPGERIGRRGPFTEPTGRVFWMTSGQIHGPMRGEVAYAASKAVLAGITKTVAAELLELGIILNTIDPGPVNTGYLDPETTDRPLDEIEAWMRTTPFGRYGEPADPARLIGWLASPDGAWVVGQVLSTDGGLGLG